Proteins from a genomic interval of Oleidesulfovibrio alaskensis DSM 16109:
- a CDS encoding flavodoxin — translation MAKVLIVYGSTTGNTQTTAEIVGTELKNAGHDAVVNDVTAVEAEGLCEGYDAVLFGCSTWGDEEIELQDDFIDLYDELDKAGLSGVKVGCFGCGDSSYQWFCGAVDAIEERAKENGARIICDSLKIDGDPGSCRSEIADWASAVGAAL, via the coding sequence ATGGCTAAAGTGCTTATCGTTTACGGTTCCACAACCGGAAACACCCAGACCACAGCCGAGATTGTGGGCACCGAACTGAAAAATGCAGGCCATGATGCCGTGGTAAACGATGTTACCGCAGTCGAGGCGGAAGGTCTGTGCGAGGGCTACGACGCTGTGCTCTTCGGCTGCTCCACATGGGGTGACGAGGAGATTGAACTGCAGGACGATTTCATCGACCTGTATGATGAACTGGACAAGGCCGGCCTGAGTGGCGTCAAGGTGGGCTGCTTCGGGTGCGGCGATTCCAGTTATCAGTGGTTCTGCGGCGCGGTGGACGCCATTGAAGAACGTGCAAAGGAAAACGGCGCGCGCATTATCTGCGATTCACTGAAGATTGACGGCGATCCCGGTTCGTGCCGCAGCGAGATAGCAGACTGGGCGTCGGCCGTCGGCGCAGCCCTGTAA
- the potA gene encoding spermidine/putrescine ABC transporter ATP-binding protein PotA: protein MAEQDYIFELRGVSKYFDDTCALENIDLQIRNGEFLTLLGPSGCGKTTILRLLSGFETPSSGDVILSGRVVNDVPPEQRQVNTVFQNYALFPHMTVRDNVGFGLKMQKRPKDEIARRVREALKMVHLEQFGDRKPARLSGGQQQRVAIARAVVNNPYVLLLDEPFSALDFKLRKKMQLEIKHLQRQLGITFVFVTHDQEEAFAMSDRVVVMNDGRIEQIGSPQEIYEEPANLYVARFVGDINILDGTITARRNGVLYDATLEGVPFPVQTGKQFETGDRVKVLLRPEDIRLHMMHDLPDGEYFTGAIEETVYKGATVDIVVRLDSPSEGQPGKQLLVAEFFNEDDEEINYTPGERVAVTWVNGWEVVLGDDGE, encoded by the coding sequence ATGGCTGAACAGGATTACATATTCGAGCTGCGCGGAGTATCAAAATACTTCGACGACACCTGTGCGCTCGAAAATATAGATCTGCAGATCAGAAACGGCGAGTTCCTTACGCTGCTGGGCCCTTCGGGCTGCGGAAAAACAACCATTCTGCGTCTTCTTTCCGGATTCGAAACGCCCTCATCGGGCGATGTCATCCTGAGCGGCCGTGTGGTGAACGACGTTCCGCCCGAGCAGCGTCAGGTAAACACCGTGTTTCAGAATTATGCGCTTTTTCCGCATATGACGGTGCGTGATAACGTGGGCTTCGGGCTGAAAATGCAGAAACGTCCGAAGGATGAAATAGCCAGACGTGTGCGCGAAGCACTGAAGATGGTGCATCTGGAGCAGTTCGGCGACCGCAAGCCCGCGCGGCTTTCCGGCGGGCAGCAGCAACGAGTGGCCATTGCCCGCGCAGTGGTGAACAACCCCTATGTGCTGCTGCTGGACGAGCCCTTCAGCGCCCTTGATTTTAAGCTGCGCAAAAAAATGCAGCTGGAAATCAAGCATCTGCAGCGTCAGCTGGGCATCACCTTTGTCTTTGTGACACACGATCAGGAAGAGGCGTTTGCCATGTCCGACCGTGTGGTGGTGATGAATGACGGCCGCATTGAACAGATAGGCTCGCCGCAGGAAATATACGAAGAACCGGCCAACCTGTATGTGGCCCGTTTTGTGGGCGACATAAACATACTGGACGGTACCATAACCGCCCGCCGCAACGGCGTGCTGTATGACGCCACGCTGGAAGGCGTGCCTTTTCCCGTGCAGACCGGAAAGCAGTTTGAAACCGGCGACCGCGTCAAGGTTCTGCTGCGTCCCGAAGACATCCGCCTGCACATGATGCACGACCTGCCGGATGGTGAATACTTTACCGGCGCCATTGAAGAAACCGTGTACAAAGGCGCCACCGTTGATATTGTGGTGCGGCTGGACAGCCCCAGCGAAGGACAGCCCGGCAAACAGCTGCTGGTTGCAGAATTCTTCAACGAGGATGACGAAGAAATCAACTACACTCCGGGCGAACGCGTGGCCGTCACCTGGGTAAACGGCTGGGAGGTAGTGCTGGGAGATGATGGGGAGTAA
- the potB gene encoding spermidine/putrescine ABC transporter permease PotB — translation MMGSKFFRRFSITAVALWLGLFALVPHLMLVGASFLTRDPGSFVAPQLTLDNFIRLFDPMFVRIFLESFRLAGITTAFCLLMGYPFAFLLATAREHLRPWLLLLVIIPFWTNSLIRTYAMIIILKSNGVLSKVLMAAGLIDAPISLMYSEIAVVAGFAYTSLPFMILPLFASIEKLDMRLLDAARDLGASTRQTFFSVTLPLTMPGIVAGCMLVFLPALGCFYVPEILGGSKTLVMGSFIKNQFLVARDWPLGSAASIVMTLILVVLILLYYMAKKRSATHHKDDELYGEGM, via the coding sequence ATGATGGGGAGTAAGTTTTTCCGCCGGTTCAGCATCACCGCCGTTGCGCTGTGGCTGGGGCTTTTTGCGCTGGTACCGCACCTTATGCTGGTGGGAGCGTCTTTTCTGACGCGCGACCCCGGCAGCTTTGTTGCGCCGCAACTCACTCTGGACAACTTTATCCGTCTGTTCGATCCCATGTTCGTCAGAATATTTCTGGAATCGTTCAGGCTGGCGGGCATCACCACAGCTTTCTGCCTGCTGATGGGCTATCCGTTCGCCTTTCTGCTGGCCACAGCCCGCGAACACCTGCGCCCGTGGCTGCTGCTGCTTGTCATCATTCCTTTCTGGACAAACTCGCTCATCCGCACCTACGCCATGATCATTATCCTGAAATCCAACGGGGTGCTGAGCAAAGTGCTCATGGCGGCGGGGCTTATTGATGCCCCCATATCGCTCATGTACAGCGAAATAGCCGTGGTGGCCGGTTTTGCCTACACGTCGCTTCCGTTCATGATTCTGCCGCTGTTCGCTTCCATCGAAAAGCTGGACATGCGCCTGCTGGATGCCGCACGCGACCTTGGCGCCAGCACGCGGCAGACATTTTTTTCCGTCACGCTGCCCCTGACCATGCCGGGCATAGTGGCCGGCTGCATGCTTGTTTTTCTGCCTGCGCTGGGCTGTTTTTATGTGCCGGAAATACTGGGCGGTTCCAAAACGCTGGTCATGGGCAGCTTTATCAAAAACCAGTTTCTGGTGGCCCGCGACTGGCCGCTGGGTTCCGCTGCCAGCATAGTGATGACTCTTATTCTCGTGGTACTTATTCTGCTGTACTATATGGCAAAAAAACGCAGCGCCACGCATCACAAGGATGATGAACTGTACGGGGAGGGCATGTGA
- the potC gene encoding spermidine/putrescine ABC transporter permease PotC → MKILRRTYMWAVYAFLYIPILVVIAYSVNNAKYTTDWKGFTWKWYQQLFSNQQLMDAAANSLMVATVAATCATVLGTLAALCIHRYRFTGRKVLHGLTYVLTVSPDIVMGISLLIFFIFFHIELGFGTLLAAHITLCLPFVTVTVLGRFSEFDEDVVAAAKDLGASEGQAFRHVILPLIMPAVMAGWLLSFTLSMDDVLISFFVTGPNFDILPLRIYSMVRLGVKPDINALSAVLFCLTIVLVLLAHTLSKARRRP, encoded by the coding sequence ATGAAAATCCTGCGCCGGACCTACATGTGGGCGGTCTACGCCTTTTTGTACATTCCCATTCTGGTGGTCATTGCCTATTCCGTCAACAACGCGAAATACACCACCGACTGGAAAGGCTTTACATGGAAGTGGTATCAGCAGCTGTTCAGCAACCAGCAGCTGATGGACGCCGCCGCAAACTCGCTCATGGTGGCCACCGTTGCCGCCACCTGCGCCACCGTGCTGGGCACGCTGGCCGCCCTGTGCATACACCGCTACCGCTTTACCGGACGCAAGGTGCTGCACGGCCTCACGTATGTGCTTACGGTGTCGCCCGATATCGTCATGGGCATCTCGCTTCTCATCTTTTTCATTTTCTTTCATATCGAGCTTGGTTTCGGCACGCTGCTGGCAGCGCACATCACGCTGTGCCTGCCTTTTGTCACGGTGACGGTACTGGGCCGCTTTTCGGAATTCGATGAAGATGTGGTGGCTGCAGCCAAAGACCTCGGCGCATCAGAAGGACAGGCCTTCCGCCATGTCATTCTGCCGCTTATCATGCCTGCCGTCATGGCAGGCTGGCTGCTCAGTTTCACACTTTCCATGGACGACGTGCTCATCAGCTTCTTTGTAACGGGGCCGAACTTTGATATTCTGCCCCTGCGCATCTATTCCATGGTCAGGCTGGGCGTAAAGCCCGACATCAACGCGCTGAGCGCGGTTCTGTTCTGCCTGACAATCGTACTGGTACTGCTGGCCCACACCCTTAGCAAGGCAAGGAGACGCCCATGA
- a CDS encoding ABC transporter substrate-binding protein, whose protein sequence is MKKLFAVILTVMLCPFFAQNALAQDEKILNVYNWSEYIPQDVLTQFTEETGIEINYTTFESNEAMYAKLKLLDGKGYDVVVPSTYFVTLMREQGLLARIDTGKLDNFKHIDPFVLHQPFDPKNEYSVPYMWGSTSLLVNTDHVDPASVTSWHDLLRPEFKGKIILSDDLRDTMGMALLATGHSVNSRSDAELKEAYEFLKQLYPSVRVFDVTATKQAFASEEVIIGMSWNGDATVLTQEMPNLQYIYPREGAPLWLDSLCIPKNAEHKDNAHTFINFLLRPDIAKRIVEEYLYSTPNKAAWELLPEDLKNSRAVSPTAQDLEKSEFCDSVGPALQIYEKYWQMLKTRS, encoded by the coding sequence ATGAAAAAGCTCTTCGCCGTCATCCTGACGGTCATGCTGTGTCCGTTTTTTGCCCAGAACGCTCTGGCGCAGGATGAAAAAATCCTCAATGTGTACAACTGGTCGGAATACATTCCGCAGGATGTGCTGACGCAGTTCACGGAAGAAACCGGCATCGAAATCAACTACACCACGTTTGAATCCAATGAAGCCATGTACGCCAAGCTCAAACTGCTGGACGGCAAAGGCTACGATGTGGTGGTGCCTTCTACCTATTTTGTCACGCTGATGCGCGAACAGGGCCTGCTGGCCAGAATAGACACCGGCAAGCTGGATAACTTCAAGCATATTGACCCGTTTGTTCTGCACCAGCCCTTTGACCCGAAAAACGAATATTCCGTGCCTTACATGTGGGGTTCCACCAGCCTGCTGGTGAATACCGATCATGTCGATCCCGCATCCGTAACCAGCTGGCACGACCTGCTGCGTCCGGAATTCAAGGGCAAGATCATTCTGTCGGACGATCTGCGCGACACCATGGGCATGGCTCTGCTGGCCACCGGCCATTCGGTGAACAGCCGCAGCGATGCAGAGCTCAAAGAAGCGTACGAGTTTCTGAAACAGCTCTACCCTTCCGTACGCGTGTTTGATGTGACTGCCACCAAGCAGGCGTTCGCCAGCGAGGAAGTCATCATCGGCATGTCATGGAACGGCGATGCCACCGTGCTGACGCAGGAAATGCCCAATCTGCAGTACATCTATCCCCGAGAAGGCGCCCCCCTGTGGCTGGACAGCCTGTGCATTCCCAAAAATGCCGAGCACAAAGACAACGCCCATACGTTCATCAACTTTCTGCTGCGGCCCGACATTGCCAAGCGCATAGTGGAAGAATATCTGTATTCCACCCCCAACAAAGCCGCGTGGGAACTGCTGCCCGAAGACCTGAAAAACAGCCGGGCGGTTTCCCCCACAGCGCAGGATCTCGAAAAAAGCGAATTCTGCGACTCAGTGGGCCCCGCACTGCAGATATATGAAAAATACTGGCAGATGCTGAAAACCAGAAGTTAA
- a CDS encoding Fur family transcriptional regulator, protein MAAQTRMTRQRKVILDELRKVTSHPTADEIYEMVRPILPRISLGTVYRNLDLLAETGEILRLEHAGAQKRFDGNTAPHQHVRCTKCGRVGDVMKPLDVPAFNRLDVPGFTVTTARVEFEGICDECMTKN, encoded by the coding sequence ATGGCTGCACAGACAAGAATGACAAGGCAACGCAAGGTGATCCTTGACGAGTTGCGTAAAGTGACGAGCCACCCCACCGCAGATGAGATTTATGAGATGGTCCGCCCCATTCTGCCGCGTATCAGCCTGGGTACGGTATACCGCAATCTGGATCTGCTGGCGGAAACCGGTGAGATTCTGCGGCTTGAGCACGCAGGCGCCCAGAAACGCTTTGACGGCAACACGGCGCCGCATCAGCATGTACGCTGCACAAAATGCGGCCGTGTGGGTGATGTGATGAAGCCGCTTGACGTGCCTGCTTTCAACCGCCTTGATGTGCCCGGTTTTACCGTGACCACAGCGCGGGTGGAGTTTGAGGGTATCTGCGACGAATGCATGACGAAAAACTGA
- a CDS encoding acyltransferase → MRMILEMLFGDRLWRVWSLLIAWALRCYGVQVGRGFFIKGRILLKLRGRRDRIIIGDNVSVWGDLDLRNRENGTIILRDGVVVDGPCRLVAARDAVVDIGEQCALTPYLLLNAGADVRIGRGTIIGPRVSINSSEHVYDRSVPVRQSGYTHEPVIIGSDCWLAANVSVTKGVTIADGSVIGANAVVTADTLPYSVNVGVPARKICDRP, encoded by the coding sequence ATGAGAATGATACTGGAAATGCTTTTCGGCGACCGTCTGTGGCGAGTCTGGAGTCTGCTGATAGCCTGGGCGCTGCGCTGTTACGGCGTGCAGGTGGGCCGCGGTTTTTTCATCAAGGGGCGCATCCTGCTCAAACTGCGTGGCAGACGCGACCGCATAATCATCGGAGACAATGTTTCCGTGTGGGGTGATCTGGATTTGCGCAACCGTGAAAACGGCACCATAATTCTGCGGGACGGTGTGGTGGTTGACGGGCCGTGCCGGTTGGTGGCGGCGCGGGACGCCGTGGTGGACATAGGAGAGCAGTGCGCTCTTACGCCGTATCTGCTGCTTAATGCCGGAGCCGATGTCCGCATAGGCCGCGGTACGATCATCGGTCCCCGTGTGAGCATCAACTCCAGCGAGCATGTCTACGACCGCAGCGTGCCCGTCAGGCAGTCCGGTTACACGCACGAACCGGTGATCATCGGCAGTGACTGCTGGCTGGCGGCCAACGTGTCCGTAACAAAGGGCGTGACCATAGCCGATGGCAGCGTTATCGGTGCCAATGCCGTGGTGACCGCAGATACCCTGCCGTATTCGGTCAATGTGGGTGTGCCTGCCAGAAAAATCTGCGACAGGCCCTGA
- the asnB gene encoding asparagine synthase (glutamine-hydrolyzing) gives MCGIAGYIGRRCLPDDAVRRCHAAMRHRGPDGSGTFRRCTADGRHVLLLHARLSILDPDPRSGQPMQRGGGVLAFNGELYNFSEVRERLERGGLAFDTTGDTEVLLRALDPQGRSLLCGGHVAEDLLHGMAGALDACEGMWAFAYFDASRGTLVLGRDRFGEKPLYYLRDDDGGLYFGSEPKLLAALTGRPLRPDTEHLRRYLVNGYKSLYKTRQTFFAGLRQVPAGTMLAADAGGLRGLCYWERPHAAHDPVQEDMSFADAVRGTRERLIRSVELRLRADVPLAFCMSGGIDSNSLICIARRVFGYDVHGFTVMNTDARYEERECVEHVVRELGLRHTSVSPSVAGFLDGLRTLVRAHDAPVLTISYYVHWLLMQRIRQQGYAISISGTAADELFTGYYDHHNLYLAAMYGSGALYDKALENWRRHVAPVVRNPYLQDPEVFVHAPQERGHIYLHNDRFAGALRQPFDEPFTEHAYHAVPLRNRMLNELFHEAVPVILHEDDLNAMYHSVENRSPFLDRALFDFSLRIPVRHLVRDGMAKAVLREAMRGIVPDMILDNRRKVGFNAPVLDFLDVRDSAVRAQVLADSPVWDIVRRDAVAQLLDGRSLGNSESKFLFNILCCKMFLEDCADA, from the coding sequence ATGTGCGGAATAGCAGGGTACATAGGCAGGCGCTGTCTTCCGGATGACGCCGTGCGGCGCTGCCATGCGGCCATGCGCCACCGCGGGCCGGACGGCAGCGGCACATTCCGGCGGTGTACCGCGGACGGCAGGCATGTGCTGCTTCTGCATGCACGGCTTTCCATACTGGACCCCGACCCGCGTTCGGGTCAGCCCATGCAGCGCGGCGGCGGAGTGCTGGCATTCAACGGCGAGCTGTACAATTTTTCCGAAGTGCGTGAACGGCTTGAGCGGGGCGGGCTGGCTTTTGACACCACCGGCGATACCGAGGTGCTGTTGCGGGCGCTGGATCCGCAGGGGCGGTCCCTGTTGTGCGGGGGCCACGTCGCAGAAGACCTGCTGCACGGCATGGCGGGAGCGCTGGACGCATGCGAAGGCATGTGGGCCTTTGCCTACTTTGATGCTTCGCGCGGCACGCTGGTGCTGGGACGTGACCGTTTCGGCGAAAAGCCGTTGTATTACCTGCGCGATGACGACGGCGGGCTGTATTTCGGCTCGGAGCCTAAACTGCTGGCCGCGCTGACAGGGCGGCCCCTGCGGCCCGATACAGAGCATCTGCGCCGGTATCTGGTAAACGGCTACAAGTCGCTGTACAAAACCCGGCAGACGTTTTTTGCCGGTCTGCGTCAGGTGCCCGCCGGAACCATGCTGGCGGCGGATGCCGGCGGCCTGCGGGGACTGTGCTACTGGGAGCGTCCTCATGCCGCGCACGACCCCGTGCAGGAAGACATGAGTTTTGCAGACGCTGTGCGCGGCACGCGCGAGCGCCTCATCCGCTCCGTGGAGCTGCGTCTGAGAGCTGATGTGCCGCTGGCGTTCTGCATGAGTGGCGGAATTGATTCCAATTCGCTTATCTGCATCGCCCGCAGGGTGTTCGGGTACGATGTGCACGGATTCACGGTCATGAACACCGACGCCCGCTACGAAGAGCGTGAATGCGTGGAGCATGTGGTCCGCGAGCTCGGACTGCGGCATACCTCGGTATCACCTTCCGTCGCGGGGTTTCTGGACGGGCTGCGGACTCTGGTGCGTGCCCACGATGCGCCGGTGCTGACCATTTCATATTATGTGCACTGGCTGCTCATGCAGCGTATCCGGCAGCAGGGATATGCCATATCCATCAGCGGTACGGCCGCCGATGAACTGTTCACCGGCTACTACGACCATCATAATCTGTATCTGGCCGCCATGTACGGTTCGGGCGCCTTGTACGACAAAGCGCTGGAAAACTGGCGCCGCCATGTGGCACCCGTGGTGCGCAACCCGTACCTGCAGGACCCGGAGGTGTTTGTGCACGCCCCGCAGGAACGCGGCCACATATACCTGCATAACGACAGATTCGCCGGGGCGTTGCGTCAGCCTTTCGACGAGCCTTTTACGGAACATGCCTACCACGCCGTGCCCCTGCGCAACAGAATGCTGAACGAACTGTTCCACGAAGCGGTTCCCGTCATTCTGCATGAGGACGACCTCAACGCCATGTACCATTCGGTGGAAAACCGTTCCCCTTTTCTGGACAGAGCTCTGTTTGATTTTTCGCTGCGCATACCTGTGCGGCATCTTGTGCGCGACGGAATGGCAAAGGCTGTGCTGCGCGAAGCCATGCGCGGCATTGTGCCCGATATGATTCTGGATAACCGCCGCAAGGTGGGGTTCAATGCGCCGGTGCTTGATTTTCTGGATGTGCGGGACAGCGCGGTCCGGGCGCAGGTCTTGGCGGACAGTCCCGTATGGGACATTGTGCGGCGTGATGCCGTGGCGCAGCTGCTGGACGGCCGGTCTCTGGGCAACAGCGAAAGCAAGTTTTTGTTTAACATCCTGTGCTGCAAGATGTTTCTTGAAGACTGCGCCGATGCGTGA
- a CDS encoding glycosyltransferase — protein sequence MASQPLVTVYITNYNYGRFLRQAVESVFAQTLHDYELLIIDDGSTDGSRDIVLEYEGRPGVRVLLQQNAGLNRTSNTALGMARGRYIMRLDADDYLAPEALAVMTDILERNPSVGLVFPDYYYVDENGAVIGREIRNDFNGGVSLPDMPAHGACTLIRRSHLLSVGGYSEEFRCQDGYDLWLRFIEKHDVRNVNEPLFYYRQHGGSLSGDRRMIVETRARIKEAHARRSNRPACPTLAFVPVRGLSVDPHCLALEQLGGRTLLDWTLDAALEATQLCGVAVTTPDAAVMDHVRRRYGSAVHIVERPRAFARSNTALHDTLQHVLDSLPLLARQARACMMLSVETPFRSSLYIDKAVNTARIFDVDTVIPVNPENDLFFRHDGTGLQLVGNNQRYGGMRFEREYLFRAVPGLHLLTRGWYEKSPHWLGDRVGHIVLAGDALHVVSSARDLAVAETLLRLERERICAE from the coding sequence ATGGCTAGCCAACCGCTTGTTACGGTCTACATCACCAATTACAATTACGGCAGGTTTCTGCGTCAGGCTGTGGAAAGCGTGTTTGCCCAGACCCTGCACGATTATGAGCTGCTCATCATTGATGACGGTTCCACGGACGGGTCGCGCGATATCGTGCTGGAATATGAGGGGCGCCCCGGGGTGCGCGTACTGCTGCAGCAGAACGCCGGGCTGAACCGCACCAGCAACACGGCCCTTGGCATGGCACGCGGGCGGTACATCATGCGGCTGGATGCCGATGATTATCTGGCACCCGAAGCGCTGGCCGTCATGACGGATATTCTGGAGCGCAACCCTTCCGTGGGGCTTGTCTTTCCCGATTATTATTACGTTGATGAAAACGGGGCCGTTATCGGCAGAGAGATCCGCAACGATTTCAACGGCGGTGTTTCGCTGCCCGATATGCCGGCGCACGGCGCGTGCACGCTTATCAGGCGGTCACATCTGCTGAGCGTGGGCGGCTATAGCGAAGAATTCCGCTGTCAGGACGGGTATGACCTGTGGTTGCGGTTTATTGAAAAGCACGATGTGCGCAACGTTAACGAACCGTTGTTTTACTATCGCCAGCATGGCGGCAGTCTGTCGGGCGACCGCAGGATGATTGTGGAAACCCGCGCGCGCATCAAAGAGGCGCATGCCCGCAGAAGCAACCGGCCGGCCTGTCCCACACTGGCGTTTGTTCCTGTACGCGGGCTTTCCGTGGACCCCCACTGTCTGGCGCTGGAGCAGCTGGGCGGCAGAACGCTGCTGGACTGGACGCTGGATGCCGCGCTGGAGGCAACGCAGCTGTGCGGTGTGGCTGTCACCACGCCCGATGCGGCAGTGATGGACCATGTGCGGCGGCGGTACGGCAGCGCTGTGCACATTGTGGAGCGTCCCAGAGCGTTTGCCCGCAGCAATACCGCGCTGCATGACACCCTGCAGCACGTGCTGGACAGTCTGCCTCTGCTGGCCCGTCAGGCCCGCGCCTGCATGATGCTGTCAGTGGAAACGCCTTTCCGCAGCAGCCTGTACATTGACAAGGCCGTCAATACGGCACGTATTTTCGATGTTGATACGGTGATACCCGTCAACCCTGAGAATGATCTTTTTTTCCGGCATGACGGCACGGGGCTGCAGCTGGTTGGCAACAATCAGCGTTACGGCGGCATGCGGTTCGAGCGTGAGTATCTTTTCCGTGCCGTGCCGGGGCTGCACCTGCTTACCCGCGGCTGGTACGAAAAAAGCCCGCACTGGCTGGGCGACAGGGTGGGGCACATAGTGCTGGCAGGTGACGCGCTGCATGTGGTGTCTTCTGCGCGCGATCTGGCTGTTGCCGAAACGTTGCTGCGTCTGGAGCGTGAACGTATATGTGCGGAATAG
- a CDS encoding cytidylyltransferase domain-containing protein — protein MNAVLQKKGGVGIIILARLDSTRLPGKALRTAAGKEMLGYVVERARMVRGVSEIVLATTDRTVDDRLEEYAAACDLAVFRGSDVDVAGRVAACVRWRGWDAFVRINGDSPFIDPQTISSAVNLLYGLGGVSAAGLSDSHAQRGNMHAECASLPLVACGSVTLAGYAGHDATELPDMVTNVLRRTFPKGQSVEVCRASAFLAGYAAMHLPEHLEHVTKYFYDTRSIRIMNMESGDPSLGEIQLAVDTEEDFALFERMLARMDRPHTAYAAHEIIELYRECLHG, from the coding sequence ATGAATGCGGTGCTGCAGAAAAAAGGCGGTGTCGGAATAATCATTCTGGCGCGGCTTGATTCGACCCGTCTGCCGGGCAAGGCGTTGCGTACGGCTGCCGGCAAGGAAATGCTGGGGTATGTTGTGGAACGGGCCCGTATGGTCCGCGGGGTTTCAGAAATTGTGCTGGCCACAACGGACAGAACCGTGGATGACCGGCTGGAGGAATATGCCGCGGCCTGTGATCTTGCGGTGTTCCGCGGGTCGGATGTCGATGTGGCCGGCCGCGTGGCGGCCTGTGTGCGCTGGCGCGGGTGGGATGCCTTTGTGCGCATCAACGGCGACAGCCCGTTTATTGATCCGCAGACCATTTCCAGTGCCGTGAATCTGCTGTACGGGCTTGGCGGTGTTTCTGCCGCCGGACTGTCCGACAGTCATGCCCAGCGGGGCAACATGCACGCGGAGTGTGCCTCTCTGCCGCTGGTTGCCTGCGGGTCGGTGACTCTGGCCGGATATGCCGGACATGACGCCACCGAACTGCCCGACATGGTCACCAACGTGCTGCGCCGCACCTTTCCCAAGGGACAGAGTGTCGAAGTATGCCGCGCATCGGCATTTCTGGCAGGGTATGCCGCCATGCATCTGCCCGAGCATCTGGAGCATGTGACCAAATACTTTTACGACACCCGCAGCATCCGCATCATGAATATGGAATCGGGTGATCCTTCGCTGGGTGAAATCCAGCTGGCCGTGGATACGGAAGAAGATTTTGCCCTGTTTGAGCGTATGCTGGCCAGAATGGACCGGCCGCATACGGCCTATGCCGCCCATGAAATAATCGAACTGTACAGGGAATGCCTGCATGGCTAG
- a CDS encoding acyltransferase, translating to MMSSEMQPPQHGPDERRFQSRVRTAASGGLWHDMRRWWQLRRVGSAGCGIHMDSGVHLMRYTRHMHFGDNVFFKQGARLCVAQPQGELRIGSNTTIGYHTTIFASYSVVIGADCLIAPFCYLVDADHGIAAGSRINTQDMTARPVVVGDDVWLGARVTVVSGVRIGTGAVAGAGSVITADVPAGAIVAGAPARIVGYRK from the coding sequence ATGATGTCTTCAGAGATGCAGCCCCCGCAGCACGGCCCGGATGAAAGACGTTTTCAGAGCCGCGTGCGCACGGCGGCGTCCGGCGGGCTGTGGCACGACATGCGCCGCTGGTGGCAGCTGCGCCGCGTGGGCAGTGCCGGCTGCGGCATACACATGGACAGCGGTGTGCATCTGATGCGGTACACGCGGCATATGCATTTCGGCGACAATGTGTTTTTCAAACAGGGCGCGCGGCTGTGTGTGGCTCAGCCGCAGGGTGAACTGCGCATCGGCAGCAATACGACAATAGGATATCACACGACTATTTTTGCAAGCTACTCTGTAGTGATAGGGGCGGACTGCCTCATAGCGCCCTTCTGTTATCTGGTGGATGCCGACCACGGCATTGCGGCGGGCAGCAGAATCAACACGCAGGATATGACCGCCCGCCCCGTGGTGGTGGGCGATGATGTGTGGCTGGGGGCGCGTGTGACCGTGGTTTCGGGGGTGCGTATAGGAACCGGCGCTGTGGCGGGGGCCGGCAGCGTCATTACTGCCGATGTGCCTGCAGGGGCCATCGTGGCCGGTGCTCCGGCACGGATAGTGGGATACAGAAAATGA